In the Carassius auratus strain Wakin unplaced genomic scaffold, ASM336829v1 scaf_tig00004969, whole genome shotgun sequence genome, one interval contains:
- the LOC113070622 gene encoding G2/M phase-specific E3 ubiquitin-protein ligase-like, producing the protein MSESARNLVAAILSNDHLINTLANACTGQNTGNRTQHRSTDEEMYSLFHRGRANAVNFTAQDVPAHQANITERNMPSTSQGPPTAIYNLRPFTRKGPRHKRFQALGSLRPVAQSFTKEVILLPDHTSTHVPRRAKKAWLFENGHIKSALEFGCDWDADKVMQTITSAFQPVVEGCRLQILMSCHNKLVEPSLTSKQTLGGDLLKKLFHQKSIYVRPDKVILSEEKESSCSDEDSSNTNKNDFKETLDPDKCVIGSVPDISKEVVSAISTVEVQCLSSNTPSISGGDEVIWCIDTKDICTNAPPISADNLTMSSVAAAITIDETPTLSSGTSVISSGYTNIFSIGPTISGTGHTPCFSASNTSEASHSPTQTNAPSTTYSTYLDLFEEEYLSDDADLQEAISRSLESSTNESDSRMTLERIMEQIGSRVNNDSIVRFNIIRRNVWDGTSRAMGRSNFSPEKKVDVKFTDDYGTSEGAVDNGGPTREFFRLCLHEIKDKIGIFEGPSNAKVLTCNSKAMKDNAYFYAGQIMAMSIAHGGQSPCFLSELMYECLQKGPDNVKVKTEDITDEETKSQLQSILQAQTDSQLQDAVEQAASLISLAGHNVRITLENKQETALDLAHWYVLQRTRAPFERFRDGLTSLGVLDALQNYPVQSKCLFVKAEKALTANDVENLFQIIHSERGSNAFQAECRTLAFWQDYLQDAEIENNVSLEDVLVFFTGCDSIPALGFSPKPRLEFITCSRFPVANTCENILRIPVHAVYTAFRSDMDFAIRNSPGFGRA; encoded by the exons ATGAGCGAGTCCGCACGAAATTTAGTAGCAGCAATTTTAAGTAACGATCATCTAATTAACACCCTGGCGAATGCGTGTACGGGCCAAAATACTGGCAACCGTACTCAACATCGTTCTACTGATGAAGAAATGTATTCGCTATTTCACCGCGGAAGAGCGAATGCGGTGAACTTCACAGCCCAGGACGTTCCTGCTCATCAAGCAAACATTACAGAAAGAAACATGCCTTCTACCTCACAGGGACCACCCACAGCTATCTACAATCTTCGCCCGTTCACTCGAAAGGGCCCTAGACATAAGAG GTTTCAGGCACTAGGCAGTTTACGTCCGGTGGCTCAGTCTTTCACCAAAGAAGTTATTCTCCTGCCAGACCATACATCTACACATGTGCCAAGGCGTGCCAAGAAAGCTTGGCTTTTTGAAAATGGTCATATAAAATCTGCCTTAGAATTTGGCTGTGACTGGGACGCCGACAAAGTTATGCAGACTATAACATCAGCCTTCCAGCCAGTTGTGGAGGGATGCAG ATTACAAATCTTGATGTCGTGCCACAACAAATTAGTGGAGCCATCCCTGACTTCCAAACAGACTTTAGGTGGAGACCTTCTGAAAAAACTTTTTCATCAGAAGTCCATTTATGTCAGGCCTGACAAGGTCATTTTAAGTGAAGAGAAAGAATCT TCATGTTCTGATGAAGACAGTAGCAACACAAACAAGAATGATTTCAAAGAAACATTGGATCCTGACAAATGTG TCATTGGTAGTGTGCCTGATATTTCCAAAGAAGTTGTTTCAGCCATCTCCACTGTTGAAGTCCAGTGTCTCTCCAGTAATACCCCTTCCATCTCTGGTGGAGATGAAGTTATTTGGTGTATTGACACTAAAGATATTTGCACCAATGCACCACCCATCTCAGCTGACAACCTCACCATGTCTTCTGTTGCTGCTGCCATTACTATTGATGAGACTCCTACCTTGTCTAGTGGAACATCTGTCATCTCTAGTGGCTACACCAACATCTTTTCGATTGGTCCCACTATCAGTGGCACTGGACACACACCATGCTTCTCTGCTAGCAACACCTCTGAGGCATCCCATAGTCCCACCCAAACCAATGCACCCAGCACAACCTACAG TACATACCTTGACCTATTTGAGGAAGAATACCTCTCTGATGACGCTGATCTCCAGGAAGCCATATCAAGGTCCTTAGAGTCCAGCACAAATGAGAG tgATTCAAGGATGACTTTAGAGAGAATAATGGAGCAGATTGGTtcgagagtaaataatgacagcattgTACGGTTCAATATCATAAGAAGAAATGTGTGGGATGGAACATCCAGAGCAATGGGCAGATCCAATTTTTCACCCGAGAAGAAGGTGGATGTTAAGTTTACTGATGACTATGGAACATCTGAGGGTGCTGTGGACAATGGAGGACCTACTCGGGAGTTTTTCCGACTCTGTCTACATGAAATCAAGGACAAAATTGGCATCTTTGAAGGACCATCTAATGCTAAAGTCCTCACATGCAACTCCAAAG CGATGAAAGACAATGCATACTTCTATGCTGGCCAGATCATGGCAATGTCAATTGCCCATGGGGGGCAGAGTCCATGTTTCCTGTCTGAACTTATGTATGAGTGTCTTCAAAAGGGCCCTGACAATGTAAAGGTCAAAACTGAAGATAttactgatgaagaaacaaagtcacagttGCAGTCG atcttACAGGCCCAGACTGATTCACAACTACAAGATGCAGTTGAACAGGCTGCTAGCTTAATCAGTCTTGCTGGTCACAATGTACGCATAACACTGGAAAACAAACAGGAGACTGCTTTGGATCTGGCTCATTGGTATGTCCTTCAGCGGACCCGTGCACCATTTGAAAG GTTCAGAGATGGCTTAACGTCTCTGGGTGTCCTAGATGCTCTCCAAAACTATCCTGTTCAGTCAAAGTGCCTTTTTGTGAAGGCTGAAAAGGCCTTAACCGCAAATGATGTGGAGAATCTCTTCCAAATCATTCATTCTGAAAGAGGGAGTAATGCATTTCAAGCAGAGTGCCGGACCCTGGCTTTCTGGCAAGACTATCTTCAGGATGCTGAAA ttgAAAACAATGTCTCTCTGGAGGATGTTCTTGTTTTCTTCACTGGATGTGACAGCATTCCAGCACTGGGTTTCTCTCCAAAGCCAAGACTTGAGTTCATTACCTGTTCCCGATTTCCAGTGGCCAATACTTGTGAAAATATTCTACGCATACCAGTTCATGCAGTGTACACTGCTTTCAGATCTGACATGGATTTTGCAATACGCAATTCACCAGGATTTGGAAGAGCGTGA